From Proteus vulgaris:
TGACCGTAATATGGTACTTTATCTAGGTAGCGTAAAAGGTAACCAATTCCAAGATGTGTTCCTCGCACAGTTACGTCCAACGCAAGATCAGCGTCCGTCGGTTGTGGTGGCAGATAAAGGTTATACCAAGGAATTGCCTAACGGAAATCAGATTGTTGTACTCAGTGAGGGAACTCGCTATGAAGGTACGGCTGTATTGCGTGATTTTCGTATCACCGATTTTAATGACTACCAAGCTGTTATCGGGCATCGCGAATCTACCATTAGCAGTAATCGTGTAGAACAAAAAACGATGACGGAACTTTGGCATTCTAATGAAACAGAATCTATCGCAGAATTCCATTGGCGATTAACTTTGATTTTCTCTGTTGTCATTATGGCTGTGATGGTGGTGCCTTTAAGTGAGGTGAACCCACGCCAAGGTCGCGTATTAAGTATGTTACCCGCAATGTTGCTTTATCTGGTCTTTTTCTTATTACAAAGCTCGCTACATTCTAATGGCGAAAAAGGAAAAGTTGACCCTCTCATTGCGATGTGGAGTGTTAATGGCGTTTATCTTGGCTTAGCTATCTTATTGAATATTTGGGATACCTTGCCTATGCGTAAATTCCGAGCTCGCTTTAAGAAAGGAGTTGCCTGATGTTTGGTGTATTAGATAGATATATCGGGCGTACTATTTT
This genomic window contains:
- the lptF gene encoding LPS export ABC transporter permease LptF, whose amino-acid sequence is MIIIRYLARETLKSQIAILFILMLIFFSQKLVEILGAAVEGNIPTNLVISLLWLGIPEMAQLILPLSLFLGLLMTYSKLYVESEITVMNACGIGKKALVQAALLLSLLTSALAAGNVIWLIPWSSAHQEQVLEDAKANPSLAALMEGQFKMSSDRNMVLYLGSVKGNQFQDVFLAQLRPTQDQRPSVVVADKGYTKELPNGNQIVVLSEGTRYEGTAVLRDFRITDFNDYQAVIGHRESTISSNRVEQKTMTELWHSNETESIAEFHWRLTLIFSVVIMAVMVVPLSEVNPRQGRVLSMLPAMLLYLVFFLLQSSLHSNGEKGKVDPLIAMWSVNGVYLGLAILLNIWDTLPMRKFRARFKKGVA